CCTGCCATTGCCCGCTGGGTAGATGCACCTGAGTTTACGATCGCCCTAGTTGCCGAAGGTGGTGCCCTTGAAGTTGACGGTGAAGGCACCTGTCTCACCACCCGTCAATGTCTGCTTAACCCCAATCGTAATCCCCATCTGACCCAAGATGAGGTTGAGCGCCTTCTGCACATGGCCTTGGGCGTGTCTAAGGTTATCTGGCTCCAGGAAGGATTGCTCAATGACCATACTGATGGACATATAGACACCCTGGCGCGATTCGTAGCTCCTGGAGTCGTAGTCTGTATGGAAGCTCAGGATCCCAATGATCCCAATCGTGATACCCTCAACCAAGTTGCTACTGACCTAGCTAAGGCCACAGATGCTAGCGGTCGTCGCCTCCATGTCATTCGCATTCCCTCACCTGGCCCAGTGTTGGATCATCAAGGCAACCTT
The Cyanobacteriota bacterium DNA segment above includes these coding regions:
- a CDS encoding agmatine deiminase family protein; this translates as MTIRFYQPAEWHPHSACWLAFPSHVELWDDLLPAARAEFVELCRAIADPDPVTGEARGEQLEILVLDADGQAIAEQMLGTIPARFHHHAFGDIWMRDIAPIFLVHPTEGLATVRFQFNGWGDRYHLPGDDTVAPAIARWVDAPEFTIALVAEGGALEVDGEGTCLTTRQCLLNPNRNPHLTQDEVERLLHMALGVSKVIWLQEGLLNDHTDGHIDTLARFVAPGVVVCMEAQDPNDPNRDTLNQVATDLAKATDASGRRLHVIRIPSPGPVLDHQGNL